TGTTAGAATTTGTGTTAATGACATGTAAACTTATTTTAAAGTGAGCAAAGATACTGCTTATTCATCAATTAGAGAAAATCAAAAACATATTAAATTTAGTAAAAGAATTAGAATTTGCTAAAAAAGCAGAATTTTCAATTGTTAAAATTATCAAAAAACCAAAAGCCTAATCTCTTATAAAACAAGACATGAGAAAGTTTTTATATTTTTTTTTACAATTTCCTGTAACATATCGAATAGGAAAGAGTCTTAATAGAGACTTCAAATTTTGTTTGAGGCAGCAAAAAATAAAAAAACAAAAAGATAATTTATACAATCATCATCATCAATCAAATCAAAACAATCAACAAGTAAATCATGAAATTAAAATTCTTTCTGTTCGCATTATTGGGGGTAATTGCGACAGCACAAGCTCAGAATACGGGAACCATTTCTGGAAAAATAACAGAGAAATCTAACAGTATGCCAATTTCTTATGCGACAGTTTCACTTAAAGAAAATGGCAAAATAGTTTCTGGAGTAAATACAGATGACAATGGAGATTTTTCATTTAAAAACATCGCTTTAAAAAGTTATACTATCGAAATTCAGTACATTGGATTTAGAAAATATATTGGTTCTGTTCTTTTAAGCGAAAACAAAAAAAATGCAACCGTAAATATTGCTCTTGAAGAAGAAGCAACGCAGCTTAAAGGCGTAAACATTATTGCAGAACGTTCTACAATCGAACAAAAAATCGATAGAAAAGTAGTTACAGTTGGTAAAGATTTAACAACTGCCGGTGCTTCGGCATCAGACATCATGAATAATATTCCTTCTGTGAATGTGGATCAAGACGGAAAACTTTCGCTTCGTGGCAACGATAATGTTCGTGTATTAATTGACGGTCGTCCGTCAAATATTGATCCTGCTCAACTACTAAAACAAATTCCATCAACATCAATCAAAAAAATTGAGCTGATTACCAATCCAAGTGCAAAATATAATCCAGAAGGAATGTCTGGGATTATCAATATTATTTTACATAAAAATGCAAATACTGGTTTTAATGGAACGTACAGCGGCGGTATCACTTTTGGAGAAACGGCTAAATATAATCAATCTTTAGATTTAAACTATAAAACTGGAAAAGTAAATTTCTTTGGAAATGTGGGGCAAAACTTTGGAACCTACTTTAATGATGGTTTTATTAGAAGATTTGACCAAGATATCGTTCAGAATATTGACGTTATGAATGACAACGATTCTTATCTGTACAAAATAGGAATGGATTATTTTATTGATGACCACAATACGTTATCGATTTATACCAATCAAAATAAATCGAACGGAAAAGGTTTTGTAGATACTGATATTGATTATAACAATGTTAGTAATTCTGATATTTCAAACATTTTTCAGAAATCAAGATATTGGGGACCAGATCAAGTTGGGACTTACAACTTGGCCTACAAACATATTTTCAAAAAAGAAGGACATACGTTAGATTTTGAAGGTAATTACAGTGATAATAAAGAAACACAGCATGCGTCTTTTGATACTGAAACCACAAAAACAGATAATACTGCTGGAAATATCTATTATGAAGATTATTTAAAAGGTACTCGAAAACTAACAACCCTAAATGTTGATTACGTAAACCCATTAAACGAAAAGACTACGCTAGAAGCTGGTGCTGAAGCTAGAATTACAAGAACTGGAAATGATTACATTACAGCAAATCCTTTGATTCCAGCAGCAGATCAAGTATCAAATTATACTTATGACACAGATATTTATTCTGCTTATGTAACTTTTGGACAGAAATATAAAAAATTCAGTTATCAAGTGGGAGCTCGTTTCGAAAGTTATAAAGCTGCTGCTAACTTAAATCGTGGTCAAACTACTTTTAATGACGATTATATTACACTATATCCTTCTGCTTATTTAACGTACAACTTAACAGAGAAAAACACTTTACAGTTGAGTTACAGCCGTCGTGTAGACCGTCCGAGTTTAGAACAGACAAAACCTATTCGTGAATTTGCTACGCCATTGGTAACGTCTTTAGGAAATCCTGAATTAAGACCACAGTTTACCAATTCTGTTGAGGTAAATTATACTAAAACACTAGAAAAAGGAAGTTTTACAGCGGGTGTTTTTGTGAGAAGCATTAACGATCAGATCAGCAGAATTTTATATCCAGATCCAGCAGATCCAAATAAAGAAAAGCAGATTATGACTTATACCAATTACGATCATAATACAGCATATGGCTTTGAAGCTTCTTTCAACTACAAAATCACAAAATGGTGGGATATTCAGCCATCTATTGATTTTTCAAGTATTAATCAGCAAGGTATTGTATTCCAATATGATCCCATTGCGAACGCCAGTAACCCCGTTGAAAGAAAAATTACAGTGGCTGCGTTTAACGCACGTATGAACTCCAATTTCAAAGCAAATAAACGTTTAAGCTTTTTATTATTCGGATTTTACAGAGGCGCAACTGA
This portion of the Flavobacterium panacagri genome encodes:
- a CDS encoding TonB-dependent receptor domain-containing protein, producing MKLKFFLFALLGVIATAQAQNTGTISGKITEKSNSMPISYATVSLKENGKIVSGVNTDDNGDFSFKNIALKSYTIEIQYIGFRKYIGSVLLSENKKNATVNIALEEEATQLKGVNIIAERSTIEQKIDRKVVTVGKDLTTAGASASDIMNNIPSVNVDQDGKLSLRGNDNVRVLIDGRPSNIDPAQLLKQIPSTSIKKIELITNPSAKYNPEGMSGIINIILHKNANTGFNGTYSGGITFGETAKYNQSLDLNYKTGKVNFFGNVGQNFGTYFNDGFIRRFDQDIVQNIDVMNDNDSYLYKIGMDYFIDDHNTLSIYTNQNKSNGKGFVDTDIDYNNVSNSDISNIFQKSRYWGPDQVGTYNLAYKHIFKKEGHTLDFEGNYSDNKETQHASFDTETTKTDNTAGNIYYEDYLKGTRKLTTLNVDYVNPLNEKTTLEAGAEARITRTGNDYITANPLIPAADQVSNYTYDTDIYSAYVTFGQKYKKFSYQVGARFESYKAAANLNRGQTTFNDDYITLYPSAYLTYNLTEKNTLQLSYSRRVDRPSLEQTKPIREFATPLVTSLGNPELRPQFTNSVEVNYTKTLEKGSFTAGVFVRSINDQISRILYPDPADPNKEKQIMTYTNYDHNTAYGFEASFNYKITKWWDIQPSIDFSSINQQGIVFQYDPIANASNPVERKITVAAFNARMNSNFKANKRLSFLLFGFYRGATDGLQNNNHEMYKMDIGSRYTLLDNKMNISVRFNDVFNTMKYAFDTMYPYPQAGQFTWESQTVYLGLTYNFGGGKIKNLQRKQRDDNTNKSGGGMF